A region of Salvelinus alpinus chromosome 24, SLU_Salpinus.1, whole genome shotgun sequence DNA encodes the following proteins:
- the arsib gene encoding arylsulfatase I isoform X2, which produces MSASVGRELKMNDTTLGWSPCLFRVIYQIHTGLQHSIIRPRQPNCLPLDMTTLPQRLQEAGYATHMVGKWHLGFYRKECLPTRRGFHSYFGSLTGSVDYYTYGSCDGPGLCGYDLHEGETVAWGRGGKFSTHLYTQRVRKILSTHDPSRQPLFMFLSLQAVHTPLQSPKAYIYPYRGMGNVARRKYAALVSIVDEAVRNVTYALRKYDYYRNSVLIFSTDNGAQPFTGGSNWPLRGRKGTYWEGGVRGVGFVHSPLLRNKRRVSKALMHITDWYPTLVGLAGGNVSLTEGLDGYNMWPTISEGKESPRLEILHNIDPLHRRTGLPPSGSGQEAQHLWDTAVQAAIRVGDWKLLTGDPGHGDWVPPQVLANFPGSWWTLERTTGGTGKSVWLFNITVDPYERSDLALQRPDVVKQLLARLAYYNRTAVPVRFPTDDPRANPDRNGGAWVPWVGGDEDEQKWNGVYKKGRNKRKKKCKLGKLRSFFKKLNTRIMSNRI; this is translated from the exons ATGAGCGCCAGCGTAGGAAGAGAATTGAAAATGAACGACACAACGCTTGGATGGAGTCCTTGTCTCTTCAGAGTAAT ATACCAGATCCACACAGGCCTTCAGCATTCCATCATCCGGCCTCGACAGCCCAACTGCCTCCCCCTGGACATGACCACGCTCCCACAGCGGCTGCAGGAAGCAGGGTACGCTACTCACATGGTAGGCAAATGGCATCTTGGCTTCTACAGGAAGGAGTGTCTGCCCACGCGCCGAGGCTTCCACAGCTACTTTGGCTCTCTGACGGGCAGTGTGGACTACTACACGTATGGTTCCTGTGACGGACCAGGCCTGTGTGGCTACGACCTCCACGAGGGGGAGACTGTGGCCTGGGGCCGTGGAGGCAAGTTCTCCACCCACCTCTACACGCAGAGGGTACGCAAGATCCTGTCCACTCATGACCCATCCCGCCAGCCCCTCttcatgttcctctctctccaggcagTCCACACGCCCCTTCAGTCACCCAAGGCCTACATCTACCCCTACCGCGGGATGGGGAACGTAGCCAGAAGGAAGTACGCAGCCTTGGTGTCCATCGTAGACGAGGCTGTACGTAATGTTACCTACGCTCTGCGTAAGTACGACTACTATCGCAACAGTGTGCTCATCTTCTCCACTGACAACGGTGCCCAGCCGTTCACTGGGGGGAGTAACTGGCCCCTACGGGGGCGTAAGGGGACCTACTGGGAGGGAGGGGTCCGTGGGGTGGGCTTCGTACACAGCCCACTGCTGCGTAACAAGCGGAGGGTCTCCAAGGCCCTCATGCACATCACTGACTGGTATCCAACCCTGGTGGGTCTGGCTGGGGGTAACGTGTCACTGACTGAGGGTCTGGATGGCTACAATATGTGGCCAACCATCAGTGAAGGCAAAGAGTCTCCACGCCTGGAGATACTCCATAACATTGATCCGCTCCATCGGCGCACTGGCCTGCCCCCATCTGGTTCTGGGCAGGAGGCCCAGCATTTGTGGGACACCGCGGTCCAGGCTGCCATCCGGGTGGGGGACTGGAAGCTGCTAACAGGGGACCCGGGCCATGGAGACTGGGTCCCACCACAGGTACTGGCCAACTTCCCCGGCAGCTGGTGGACCCTGGAGCGGACCACTGGAGGAACAGGGAAGTCTGTGTGGCTCTTTAACATCACAGTAGACCCCTATGAACGCAGTGACCTGGCGCTGCAGAGGCCTGATGTGGTCAAACAGCTGTTAGCACGTCTGGCCTACTACAACCGCACTGCCGTCCCGGTCCGGTTCCCAACTGACGACCCCCGGGCCAACCCAGACCGCAACGGGGGGGCCTGGGTACCTTGGGTCGGGGGGGACGAAGACGAGCAGAAATGGAACGGGGTCTACAAAAAGGGGAGGAATAAAAGGAAGAAGAAATGCAAGCTGGGTAAACTGAGATCCTTTTTCAAGAAACTGAATACAAGGATAATGTCCAATAGAATATGA